The following are from one region of the Abditibacteriota bacterium genome:
- a CDS encoding PASTA domain-containing protein: MAENTLYNNRFQILAKESDSLIFSVYSAVDKIGDRQVSLYVMKPCWAEDRAFAEGYAKGAEECAQLDHPATLALLETNLEDAEPFFVYEPVRGKSLAELLAGEKKLSCVKASEIIVNVLATLDKAHIAGLCHGDLTDDDVLITEDGSVKVRGFGRRDGLAASPRAKETLDKYTIYFQSPELIQGGLPAEQSDIYAAGAVYYRMLTGHVPFTGATSIETASRILETEPADPRSYDHEIPENISALVKRSLAKRPEDRIETASIYSQKISNCIKTGRAEGGFAEPKPSVEVEHPRETKGSGGMLGGVLLILAVLLLSACVTFYLVSRGKQVVPDVIGMSESEAVNTLEREGFFVLRNDPTYSEEFKEGLVIHQTPGAGRKLKKGETVTIQASLGNEFVIMPDVVGKHKGDAAEMIVRAGLKVNGVTGQYSDTVPEDYVISSNPEAALSVSKDTGVDLVVSNGIDIAHRFDREEPETEPYRRREAPEPSGDDGEGPEDQGPELLPDSDHEIDILIE; the protein is encoded by the coding sequence ATGGCTGAGAACACGCTCTACAACAACAGATTCCAGATACTGGCAAAGGAGTCCGATTCTCTCATCTTCAGCGTTTACAGCGCCGTGGACAAGATTGGCGACCGTCAGGTGTCCCTCTACGTCATGAAGCCCTGCTGGGCCGAGGACCGGGCTTTTGCGGAGGGGTATGCAAAGGGGGCGGAGGAATGCGCCCAGCTGGATCACCCCGCGACTCTGGCTCTGCTGGAGACCAATCTGGAGGATGCGGAGCCGTTTTTCGTGTATGAGCCCGTGCGGGGCAAGAGCCTGGCAGAGCTGCTGGCCGGAGAAAAAAAGCTGTCCTGCGTCAAGGCCTCGGAGATCATAGTCAACGTGCTGGCCACTCTGGACAAGGCCCATATAGCGGGCCTGTGCCACGGTGACCTGACCGACGACGACGTGCTCATCACCGAGGACGGCTCCGTCAAGGTCAGGGGCTTCGGCAGACGGGACGGTCTGGCCGCCAGCCCCCGGGCCAAGGAGACTCTGGACAAATACACCATATATTTTCAGAGCCCCGAGCTGATCCAGGGCGGTCTGCCTGCGGAACAGTCGGACATCTACGCCGCGGGAGCCGTGTATTACAGGATGCTCACGGGGCACGTGCCCTTTACCGGGGCCACCTCCATAGAGACCGCCTCCAGGATACTGGAGACCGAGCCCGCGGACCCCAGAAGCTACGACCATGAGATACCGGAAAACATATCGGCTCTGGTGAAAAGATCTCTGGCCAAGAGACCCGAAGACCGGATAGAGACGGCCAGCATCTACTCTCAGAAGATATCCAACTGCATCAAGACCGGCCGGGCCGAGGGCGGCTTTGCCGAGCCCAAGCCCAGCGTGGAAGTGGAGCATCCCAGGGAGACCAAGGGCTCCGGCGGCATGCTGGGAGGCGTGCTGCTGATCCTCGCGGTGCTGCTCCTGAGCGCCTGCGTCACCTTTTATCTGGTGAGCCGGGGCAAGCAGGTGGTGCCCGACGTCATAGGCATGAGCGAGTCCGAAGCGGTGAACACCCTGGAAAGAGAGGGCTTCTTCGTGCTGCGCAACGATCCCACCTATTCGGAGGAATTCAAGGAGGGACTGGTGATCCATCAGACCCCCGGGGCCGGCCGCAAGCTGAAAAAGGGCGAGACCGTGACCATCCAGGCCAGCCTGGGCAACGAATTCGTCATCATGCCCGACGTGGTGGGCAAGCACAAGGGCGACGCAGCGGAAATGATAGTGAGGGCCGGTCTGAAGGTGAACGGCGTCACAGGCCAGTATTCGGACACGGTGCCGGAGGACTACGTCATATCCTCCAATCCGGAGGCGGCCCTGTCCGTGTCCAAGGACACCGGGGTGGATCTGGTGGTATCCAACGGGATAGACATAGCTCACAGGTTTGACAGAGAGGAGCCGGAGACCGAGCCCTACCGCCGCCGGGAGGCTCCGGAGCCTTCCGGGGACGACGGGGAAGGGCCTGAGGACCAGGGCCCCGAGCTGCTGCCCGACAGCGATCACGAAATAGATATACTCATAGAATAG